The Deltaproteobacteria bacterium genome includes the window GAAACGCAAACTGCTGTGTCATCCATGAGGGTATAGCCCCTGGTGGCCAAGGCTTTTTCGTTGCCGGGGCGCGCCAGCGCAAGAGGTTCTTTTTTGAGAGTAACCGCCAAGCCTTCCGCGCCGCTTGAATTGGCGGGATATTTTTGAAAGCGGACACAAACCGATCTTTTTGGCCGGATGGAATCGGGTTTGCCCATGAAAGAGAATCTGGCGATACGATCCAAAATCTGGATAGAGGACGCCGACGGCAAGGTGGTCATAGGCTTCGGCAGGCTGCGGATGTTAAAGGCCATAAAACGCCACGGCAGCCTGCACGCGGCGGCCAAGGAGCTTAAAATCGGCTACCGGGCGCTCTGGGCCAGAATTTCCGCCACCGAGGAAAGGCTGGGAGCCCCCCTTCTGATCAAAAGGCAGGGCGGGGCGTCGGGGGGAGGCTCGGCCCTGACCCCCCTTGGCGAAAAACTTCTTGATGATTTCGAGAAGATCCACACGCAGGTTGAAAAAACCGCCGACACTCTTTTTGCGGAAACATTCGGGAAGGACAGTCAGGAGCCTTA containing:
- a CDS encoding LysR family transcriptional regulator gives rise to the protein MESGLPMKENLAIRSKIWIEDADGKVVIGFGRLRMLKAIKRHGSLHAAAKELKIGYRALWARISATEERLGAPLLIKRQGGASGGGSALTPLGEKLLDDFEKIHTQVEKTADTLFAETFGKDSQEPYD